The following DNA comes from Blastocatellia bacterium.
ATCCCAGAAGAGCTTGGTCACCGACCATGGCCGATAGCCGTCGAAGATGACCAGCCCATAGCCTTTTTTCCGCAGCTTGCGATGGACGCGCACCAGCGCTTCGGCAGCCGGCCGTTGAAGAAAGGCGCGAGCTTGCTTATACACCGGACGACCGAGGAAATTGTTAGCCGTCGCATAGCGAATATCCAGCCGCAGCGTTCGATCTAGCTTGATCAGTTCCACCAGCTCAGGTTGGCGAAACTCACCTTGCTCGCGCGGCGGTTCCTGCGCCAAACACACCGGCGGCAGCGTCAACAAAAGAACAAACCAGATGATAATGAACAGGCGTCGCTGATTCTTCATAATCACCTCATTGCGTCATTCCAATTGCGGAGGGCAAGACCATGTTGATGGAGCGGTTTCCTTATGAATGTAGCCGGGCTTTTCAAAGCCAAGGGCATAAGAGCGTTTTTCAATTGCATTTAGCCTGGTTGCCCCGCATCTTATTGCGGGCTGATGCACGCTGCAAGCGCGCCCTAGCATAAACTCATTCACAAATCGCTCCAAGCTCGTGGAGTTTGGATAGAACGCGGATGAAGCGGATGCGGCGGATTTTCGCGGATTGATCCGTGTTGATCAGCCCAATCCGTGTCATCCGTGTTCCATCAGCTTGTTCACTTCGAGCGATTTTCAATTGCATTTAGCCTGGTTACCCCGCATCTTGTTGCGGGCTGATGCACGCTGCAAGCGCGCCCCAGCGTAAACTCATTCACAAATCGCTCTAAGTGAGCACGGGTTTTGGAGTGCGGTGACGTGTCACCGCTTTCAAAAGCTGCGCCGCGTCGCAGCACTCCAAAGACGGTCGCATGGCGCTCTCTTGACGCAGCATTGCTGGAAATTCATGACATTGGAATTTGGCTTTTTTCAAGCCGGTGGCCGCAGCAGGAGGACCTGCACGGACGCGCCCGCCGGCAAGCTTTCCACGTCCGCCGGAATTTCCAACAGGCCGTGCGCCCGGAGCACCGACGAGAGGCGACTGGCGCCGCCGGGCAACTTGAAGACGCGCCAGCCATCACCATCTGGCTCCAAGCGAACGCGAATGAATTGAACAGCTCCGCCAGCCGATTTGATCGGTTCGGCCAAGCGACCTTCAACATAGACTGCCGGTTCTGACGGCAAGCCCCAGTAACGTTCCAGCATTGGCTTGAGAAACAGACGAAGACTAATCCAAACAGCCACCGGATAGCCCGGCAGTCCGATGACCGGCTTGTGGCCGATACATCCAAGCAGCAGCGGATGACCCGGATGATACGCCACACCATGTACAATGACACGCCCTACATCAGCGACCACCGTTGGCGTCAAATCATCGCGTCCCATTGAAGTGCCGCCGCCGACAAGCACCAGATCGAATCGCGCGACGGCCTCCAGCAGCGCCGATTTCAATTCAGCCTGATCGTTAGAGACGCGCGCGCCAACGTCCACTTCAGCGCCCCAGCACGTGAGATACCCCGTCACGATGCTTGAATTGGTCTCAGCAATTTGGCCTGGTTGCAACTCTTCTTCTGGAGGCGCTAACTCTGAACCGGTCGGGATATAGAGCGCGCGCGGTCGTCGTTTGACCCAAACTGAATAAACCGCGCCGCTGAGCAACGCCGCGATGGCTTCCGGTGTGATCCGGTAATGAGCCGGCACAATCGTTTCCTCATCCTGAAAATCTTCGCCGACAGCGCGCACGTTTTTGCCGGCCACCGCCGGTTGAGAGATTTGAACGACGCCGGCTTCCAGCTCGGTGACCTGTTCGACCATGATGACGGCATCGAATGGTTCGCTGATCGGATCGCCCGTGTTGACCCAAGCAAAATCCTTTGGCGCCCGTAGCGTCAGGGGTGACGATTGACTCGCCGCGCGCGTTTGCTCAGCGCAAACAGCGATGCCATCCATCGCCGCGCTCCGATAGTGTGGAACCGCTCTCGCGGCGCGATGCGGGCGACTGGTGACGCGCCCCAACGCTTGGCGCACCGGGATCAATTCTTCCTGAGTGGCGAAAAAGCCAAGCTCCTCCACCGCGTCAAAAAAGAGTCGCTGCGCTTCAACGAGCGGCGTCAACTGGATGTGACGTCGGCGACTGCTCACAGCTCACCTCCGGCCTCGTGCCAACTACGGAGAGAAAGACCACGTTCATGAAGCCAAAAAGCATGGCGGCACATGAACTGACTGAGCGCGAATATGCGATCTTCGCTTGGCATTTGGTATCACAAATAGCCTTTTGCTTTGAGCAATTCAGCGTTGAGGATGGCCGCGCCGGCTGCCCCCCGGATCGTGTTATGGCTCAGAACCAAAAACTTATAATCCAGGACCGGACACTTTCTGACCCGACCGACAACCGTTGCCATCCCGTTGCCGGCGTCGCGATCGAGGCGGGGCTGCGGACGATCATTCTCCTGCCGCAGAATGATGGGAGCGGACGGGGCGCTGGGTAACGCCCACTGGGCCAGCGGCGACGTGAATGAACGAAACGCTTCGATCACTTCGGCCTCATCAGCCGGTCGGTTCAACTTGACGGAGACTGTCTCCAGATGACCATCGCTCACGTTGACGCGATTGCACTGGGCGCTGACGCGAATCGGCGCGTCAATGAAGGCGTTCTGCTCAAGGCGGCCGAGCAGCTTTCGCGTCTCGGCTTCGACTTTTTCTTCTTCGTGATGGATGTATGGGACGATGTTATCAATGATGTCGAGCGAAGCGACGCCTGGATAACCGGCGCCCGAAAGCGCTTGCATGGACGTCATCATGACGGCTTGCACGCCGAACCGGCGATGCAGCGGCGCCAGCGCCATCACCAACCCGATCGTCGTGCAGTTTGGATTCGTGACGATGAACCCGCGCGTGTACCCGCGACGCCGTCGCTGCTCGGCAATGATGTCGAGGTGCTCAGCATTAACTTCAGGGATTAACAACGGCACATCGGCATCCATTCGATGAGCGCTTGCATTGCTGATGACCGGATAGCCGGCCTGTGCAAACGCTTGTTCAATCGGTCCGGCCACGTCTGTCGGCAAACTGGAAAGAACAAAGTCACACTCCAGATTCGGCTCAGGCGGCTTGACGATCAATCCCTTCACGCATTCGGGCATCGGCTGAGGCAGCTTCCACGCGCACGCGCGCTCATAGGGCTGACCGACCGAGCGGTCTGACGCTGCGAGCTCGCTCACCTCAAACCAGGGGTGATTTTCCAACAATTGCACAAATCGCTGACCGACTGTGCCGGTTGCTGCCAAAATGCCAACTTTCAACTTCCGTGTCATCGTCTTCGCCTCGTGAGAGTATCAAGCTTGAAGGCCTGATGAATTGCCTTGACGGCTTCGTTGACGTGATGCTTCTGGATGACCACCGAGATGCGAATGTGCGAGGTGCTGATCAGATCAATGTTGATATTCTTCTCGGCCAAGGCGCGAAACATCTTGGCGGCCACGCCCGGCGCATGCACCATGCCTGAACCGACAATGGAGACTTCGGCCATGTCGGCCTGGTAGATGACACCTTGCGCTTTGAGTTGCTGGCTGACCCGTTCGAGCACGCTGACAGCAGGTTTCATATACTCGCGCTTTAACACAATGGTGACATCGGTGACGTTGCCTTCACCGATGCTTTGGATAATCAAATGAACGCTGATGCCTTCACGTGCCAGCGCGCCAAAGAGCTTGGCGGCCACGCCTGGCCGGTCCGGTACTTTTTGAATAGCAATCTTGGCCATGTCTTTGTCGGCGGTGACGCCGGTGACAACCACTTGTTCAAGCATCTCTCCCTCCATCACAGTTGTGCCGCTGCCGAATGTGTGGGCTGGTTTGACTTTCAATGGGAAGCGGAATTTGGTGGCGATTTCCACGGCGCGCGGATGAAGCACTTGCGCGCCTGAGACGGCCAGTTCCAGCATCTCTTCATAGGAGATGTAATCCAATTTGACAGCCGTTGGCACGATATTCGGATCCGCGGTGAACACGCCGTCCACGTCGGTGTAGATTTCGCAGCTCTTGGCTTTGAGCGCTGCGGCCAACGCCGCCGCTGTTGTATCCGAGCCGCCACGTCCGAGCGTCGTAATCTGGCTGCCTCGACTGACGCCCTGAAAACCGGCGACGATCACCACGCGCCCTTCGCGCAACGGTTTCAGAATGCGCTGCGTCTTGATCTCACGAATCTTTGCCTCGCTGTGCCGACTATCGGTGATGATGCCGCTTTGCGAGCCAGTCATCGAGATCGCTCGACCGCCAAGTTCATGTATGGCCATCGAAAGCAGCGAGATTGAGACCTGCTCGCCCGTTGATAGCAGCATATCCATCTCTCGACGTGGCGGGTTATGGGAAATCTGTCGAGCCATCTCGATCAATTGATCGGTAGTGTGGCCCATCGCCGAAACGACCGCGACGACGGCAGCCCCTGAGCCTTCGACCGACAGAATCCGTTCGGCAACGCGTTTGATCTTCTCCGGCGTGCTCACGGATGTGCCGCCGTATTTTTGCACAATGATCTCCATAAGCTCTCAACACTAGCTCTCTGTCATGGTTCGATAAAGCATGCGCCGCGTTCTTCGATGTCGAGGATCAAGACCTCAGACTCGATACCATGACGCCTGAAGTTGGATTGTAGCAGTTCGCCAATAGCTCCGAAGTTTTGCTCGGCCAAAGCCAGCAGGCTTGGTCCGGCGCCGCTCAAACTGACACCGAGCAGGCCGGGCACGCCTCGCAACTGCAAACTCTCTTCCAATCCCGGAATCAGCGCCTGCCGATATGGTTGATGGAGCCGGTCCTGCATGGCTTCCGCGATCAGCGTTGGCTCGGCTGTGCCTAACGTGGCTGCCAGCAAAGCGACACGTTGCAAGTTGAATACCGCATCGGCGCGGGAATACTGCGGCGGCAACACCGACCGCGCTTGGGTTGTGGCTAACGCGAAATCGGGAACCACGATGACGGCTTTGATCCTGGGCGAAATAGGAATTTTCGTATGAAGACTCTCTCCTTGTTCAGTCACACAGCAAGCGACAAGTCCGCCGAACATCGCCGCTGTGATATTGTCCGGATGCGGCTCAATTTGCAGGGCGTAATCGAGCAATTGGTGGCGCGACAACGCAAGTTGGCCCACTGTGTTAGCAATTAAGACGCCGGCCACAACGGCAGCGCCGCTGCTGCCCAATCCCCGTCCAATAGGAATCTCATTGTGAACGTCCAGCGTCAAATCGGGCAATCGGACACGGTGGCGCTCAGCTACATGCTGGATGGCGCGACAGAGCAAGTTGGTTTCATCGGTAGGAACGCTCGTGGCGTCTCGCCCGCGATAGATCAATTGAGGCGCGCCCGGACTCTCTTTGACGACCACGGTCAAATAGAGCTTCAGTGCTAGGCCAAACACATCAAAGCCAGGCCCTAAATTCGCGGTCGTAGCTGGAACGCTGAGTTTCATAGGTGTCACTGCTCTAATCCCGCGGCGCGAGCCACCGACGTGACGTCGGGCTTGGCGGTAATCACTTTCTGCTTGGCCATGGCCAGCGCCGTATCTTGATCTTTTAATCCATGTCCTGTCAACACGCAGACAATTGTCGCGCGAGGCGTGAAGTAGCCGGCTTTGGCCAGTTTGATCAGCCCGGCCACCGATGCCGCCGAGGCTGGCTCGGCCAGTAGCCCTTCGCCCTGCGCAAGCAGCTTATACGCGCGCAAAATCTCGCGGTCGCTCACTGTCGAGATCAAGCCGCCTGATTGATCTCTGGCGGCCAGCGCATGTTGCCAACTGGCCGGATTCCCAATGCGAATGGCGCTGGCCACTGTTTTGGGATGCGCCACCGGATGTCCACGCACAATGGGCGCCGCGCCGCTAGCTTGAAAACCGAGCATGCGGGGCCGCTGCTTGATCAGGCCGCGCTGGTGATATTCGCTGAACCCTTTCCAGTAGGCTGTGATGTTGCCGGCATTGCCCACAGGCAGGAGCAGATAATCCGGCGGCCGGCCGTCAAGTTGCCGACAAATTTCAAACGCGGCCGTTTTCTGACCTTCCAGCCGAAATGGGTTGACCGAGTTGACGAGGGCGACCCGACAGGTTTTTGCTATCGCTCGCACAGCTTCCAGCGCATCATCGAAATTGCCTTCAATGGCGACGACGCGCGCGCCGTGCATCAGCGCTTGCGACAGTTTGCCGAGCGCATAACCACCCTTCGGCAGAACGATCACGCACGTCATCCCTGCTCGCGCCGCATAGGCAGCCGCCGACGCCGCCGTGTTGCCGGTGGAAGCGCAGATCACTGTGCGAGCGCCCTCCCACGCCGCTTGTGAGACGGCGACTGTCATGCCACGGTCTTTGAACGACGCCGTCGGGTTCGTGCCTTCATACTTGAAGTAAACGTCAGCCTTCAGCCCAAGCCACGCTGCGATATGCCGTGAGCGAATCAACGGCGTGTTGCCTTCCAGCAGCGTGATCGCTCTGACCCCATCTGCCAGCGGCAAAAATTCGCGGTATTCGTCAATAACTCCCTTCCACGTCATCAAAAGGCTCGACATTGTAGGGTGATTGTTCACAGCAATCAAGGAATCATGAAAGGCGGACCTCTCTCCCATGAGCTCCGCTCGCCACGAAGAATGAAAACGGCGCACAGGCGGGAACGCCTGTGCCACATTCTCAGAGGAATCGCCCCTATGCAACAGCACACCACGAAGCATGAAAATGGCACACAGGCAGGAACGTTTGTGATACTGTTTCGGATTTGGTGCTTCGCATCGGGGATTTCCAACTTACTTCGGATTTCGGATTTTCAACTTGTTTCGGATTTCGTGCTTCGGATTTCGGATTTCCAACTCGTGAGTGTGCTCACTCCGCTTGCACTGCCTTCAATGCTCGTTCTGTGGCCCGCAGCAGTGGTTCGGGCGATAGCGGGCTGCCAGTGGCGTGCATCATCCATTGATCGGGCGTCACGCTGCCATACGTCGCCATCCGCTCAAACTCTGCGCCGAGATTCTTGCTACGCGCGATTTGCTCTTCAATCTGAAAGGCGATCATGTGGCCAAGCACGTAATCGGGCAGGTACATCATCAGGTTGACCATGTGAGAATAAATGCCCAGGATGACTGAATCCTTCACCCCGAACACCGGCGCGTAATACTGGTTCCACACCTCCTGACTGATTTTGATCGTCGCTTGGCGTAACGCCGCCGGCGTCGCGTTCGGGTGCTCATACATCCAGCGCCAAACTTTCATATCAACCAATGCTGGGCCGGCGATTTCGTATGTTTGCCAGTAATCGTTCAGCACGCGCAGCCGCTCTGATTCAGCATCTGGCTTAGACAGGCCCAGCAGCTCCAGGTCGTTTTTCTGAAACACAAACGCCAGCGCTTCAGTAAACGCGTTGTTCGGCACGCCGGCCAGCACGGTGTAATCCACGTTGTAGAGCGAGAATACTTGTTCGACATTATGACCCATCTCATGAACGGCGATGTTGAAGCCTTTGTAGTTCATTCCGTCTGCTTCAATGCGGGTGCGCAGTCGGGGCTTAAAGCCGCGTCGCAGCGCGGGCATAGCGTGTCCCGCGCCACGCGATGGATCAACAGCGATCAAGTCCGCTAGGTATTTGGCTCGTTCTGGCGTGAAGCCCAGCTTGACCAGCAGATTGGGCATGTCAGCCGCGTAAGCTTCAGCAGTCGGGTAGCGTTGGCGCACGATGCGGTCTAGTTCTGCTTCGGCATATCGCGCGCGCGGCAGAAAGCCGTTGTACCAGATGTCGAAGGGTTCGAGCTTGCGCCTCAGTCGCTGCTCGATCAACCGAGCCAGTTGCCCGGCCAACGGCGATGTCATGATCTCTGTGAACATCTGTTCGACGCGCGCTTCGGGAATCTCGCGGTGCTCATCGAAGCGGCGGGCCATCAGCGTCGGCGCATGAGGTGAGTACACGTCCTCTTGACGCGCGGCATGGAACGTAGCCAACAAATGGCGATAGCGAGTGTCCGGTTCGCGCGCATTGTCTACGGCGGTGCGCCGCATCGGGGGCGCATTCGCTTCAATCGTCTCAGGCGGCGCAGGACGAACCTCGTTGGTGTACGGATTCCAGTCAACGCGCGGATTGTTGATCACAATCTGCGGAATTGTCTG
Coding sequences within:
- a CDS encoding aspartate kinase, coding for MEIIVQKYGGTSVSTPEKIKRVAERILSVEGSGAAVVAVVSAMGHTTDQLIEMARQISHNPPRREMDMLLSTGEQVSISLLSMAIHELGGRAISMTGSQSGIITDSRHSEAKIREIKTQRILKPLREGRVVIVAGFQGVSRGSQITTLGRGGSDTTAAALAAALKAKSCEIYTDVDGVFTADPNIVPTAVKLDYISYEEMLELAVSGAQVLHPRAVEIATKFRFPLKVKPAHTFGSGTTVMEGEMLEQVVVTGVTADKDMAKIAIQKVPDRPGVAAKLFGALAREGISVHLIIQSIGEGNVTDVTIVLKREYMKPAVSVLERVSQQLKAQGVIYQADMAEVSIVGSGMVHAPGVAAKMFRALAEKNINIDLISTSHIRISVVIQKHHVNEAVKAIHQAFKLDTLTRRRR
- the thrB gene encoding homoserine kinase, which translates into the protein MKLSVPATTANLGPGFDVFGLALKLYLTVVVKESPGAPQLIYRGRDATSVPTDETNLLCRAIQHVAERHRVRLPDLTLDVHNEIPIGRGLGSSGAAVVAGVLIANTVGQLALSRHQLLDYALQIEPHPDNITAAMFGGLVACCVTEQGESLHTKIPISPRIKAVIVVPDFALATTQARSVLPPQYSRADAVFNLQRVALLAATLGTAEPTLIAEAMQDRLHQPYRQALIPGLEESLQLRGVPGLLGVSLSGAGPSLLALAEQNFGAIGELLQSNFRRHGIESEVLILDIEERGACFIEP
- the thrC gene encoding threonine synthase, whose product is MTWKGVIDEYREFLPLADGVRAITLLEGNTPLIRSRHIAAWLGLKADVYFKYEGTNPTASFKDRGMTVAVSQAAWEGARTVICASTGNTAASAAAYAARAGMTCVIVLPKGGYALGKLSQALMHGARVVAIEGNFDDALEAVRAIAKTCRVALVNSVNPFRLEGQKTAAFEICRQLDGRPPDYLLLPVGNAGNITAYWKGFSEYHQRGLIKQRPRMLGFQASGAAPIVRGHPVAHPKTVASAIRIGNPASWQHALAARDQSGGLISTVSDREILRAYKLLAQGEGLLAEPASAASVAGLIKLAKAGYFTPRATIVCVLTGHGLKDQDTALAMAKQKVITAKPDVTSVARAAGLEQ
- a CDS encoding molybdopterin-binding protein, whose translation is MSSRRRHIQLTPLVEAQRLFFDAVEELGFFATQEELIPVRQALGRVTSRPHRAARAVPHYRSAAMDGIAVCAEQTRAASQSSPLTLRAPKDFAWVNTGDPISEPFDAVIMVEQVTELEAGVVQISQPAVAGKNVRAVGEDFQDEETIVPAHYRITPEAIAALLSGAVYSVWVKRRPRALYIPTGSELAPPEEELQPGQIAETNSSIVTGYLTCWGAEVDVGARVSNDQAELKSALLEAVARFDLVLVGGGTSMGRDDLTPTVVADVGRVIVHGVAYHPGHPLLLGCIGHKPVIGLPGYPVAVWISLRLFLKPMLERYWGLPSEPAVYVEGRLAEPIKSAGGAVQFIRVRLEPDGDGWRVFKLPGGASRLSSVLRAHGLLEIPADVESLPAGASVQVLLLRPPA
- a CDS encoding M15 family metallopeptidase, with the protein product MKNQRRLFIIIWFVLLLTLPPVCLAQEPPREQGEFRQPELVELIKLDRTLRLDIRYATANNFLGRPVYKQARAFLQRPAAEALVRVHRKLRKKGYGLVIFDGYRPWSVTKLFWDETPDDKKHFVANPAEGSRHNRGCAVDLSLFELKTGKQVQMPSAYDEMTERSHINYQGGTAKARRLRDLLRAAMESEGFTVYEHEWWHYDYKDWKLYPILNIDFSEIPH
- the asd gene encoding aspartate-semialdehyde dehydrogenase, with the translated sequence MTRKLKVGILAATGTVGQRFVQLLENHPWFEVSELAASDRSVGQPYERACAWKLPQPMPECVKGLIVKPPEPNLECDFVLSSLPTDVAGPIEQAFAQAGYPVISNASAHRMDADVPLLIPEVNAEHLDIIAEQRRRRGYTRGFIVTNPNCTTIGLVMALAPLHRRFGVQAVMMTSMQALSGAGYPGVASLDIIDNIVPYIHHEEEKVEAETRKLLGRLEQNAFIDAPIRVSAQCNRVNVSDGHLETVSVKLNRPADEAEVIEAFRSFTSPLAQWALPSAPSAPIILRQENDRPQPRLDRDAGNGMATVVGRVRKCPVLDYKFLVLSHNTIRGAAGAAILNAELLKAKGYL